GGTTGAAAAGCGAGCTTTTCCCTGCATTGGTGGCCCCTGCAAGGACAACCCTTGCCCCTTGGCCATAGAGGCGTCCGACCGAATAGGAAGAGGCAAGCCTTTCAAGGGCAATTTCTACTTCCTGGAGCCGGGACAGAGGAAACACGAACTCATCAAGTTCATCCTCTGCATAGTCCAGCTGCACCTCGACGGCTGCCAAAACAACAAGCAAGTCTTCCTTGACTGCTGAAATCCTATCTTTAAGAGACCCTTCCAACCGTGAAAGGGCCATAGCCTGGCTCCGCGGGCTCTGGGCTGCAACCAGTTCTTGTACTGCCTCGGCCTGGGTTAAGTCCATTCTCCCATGCAAAAAAGCACGGAAGGTAAACTCGCCACCCTGGGCAGGGCGCAAACCGATACGCTTGAACAAAGCAAGCAATTTCTGAAGCCCCGGCAGCGACCCATGGCAGGTAAACTCAACAGATTCCTCCAAAGTATACCCATGCCCATGCGTATAGACAGCCGCGACAACCTCATCGAGGTTCTCTCCATTTTGCCCATCGGTTATGAACCCATGGACCAACGTGGCATTCTTAGCCTGCAACAAAGCCTTCGGACGGGAAAAACATTCCCCCAAAGCCTTTCTGCAACCTTCACCGCTGACACGGATTACGGCCAAAGCACTCTGGGCCCAGGCTGTTGCCAATGCATATATTATATCGTCAGTATTATAACTTTCCATGTCGAGCAGTATACTGTAGTGGCGGCAGACCTTGCAACAAGAGCATCTCATTGGATATGATACCGCCATGGATATTTCTGCAAAAAATGCGGCTCTTCTTCGAAGCCGCCTATACAAATCGATGCGTTCCTTTTTCGACGAACGGTCGTATACCGAAGTCGATACTCCTTCGCTGTCCCCTGACCTCATCCCAGAGCCAACGATAGAGAATTTCGGAACCCGTTTTGACAATGAATTCATAGGTTCTTTGGATATGTATCTGATTCCCTCCCCTGAGGTTTTCATGAAAAAACTGATTGCAGCCGGTTTTGGAAGCATATATCAGTTCAGCCACTGTTTCCGCAACTGCGAACAGATAGGCAAGATACACAATCCTGAGTTCTCTATGCTCGAATATTATACGGTAGGGGCGGACGAACAGGATTCCATCGAAATTACCGCAGAATTGCTTGCAAAGACCGCCTTGCCCAACTGCCCGACGCACTTGTTGCCACCCTTCAACCATTTGACTGTGGAAGAAGCCATGTGGCGCTATGCCCAGGTAGACTTGGAAAAGAACCAGAGCCAGAAAAATCTTGCCAATGAGGCAAGGCGGCTCGGTTTGCATCTCGGAACCGAACCGGAGAGCTGGGAAGACACCTTCAACAGGATTTTTTTGACTTTTGTCGAACCAAACCTGCCCCAGGATAAGCCTTTGGTGCTCGACCGATACCCAGCCCAGATTGAATGTTTGGCAAAACGTGAGGGAAATTATAGAAAACGCTGGGAAATGTATGCGGGTGGCATAGAAATTGCGAACTGTTACGATGAAGAACGAGAGGTAGCGGTGATAGAGGCATATTATCGCCAAGAGTATGCCAAACTTATCCAACAGCGAACAATCAAGCAGTCGGTCATCCCTGATACAGACCCTTCCTTTGCTACTTTGTTCACCACTTTCCCCCAGTGTTCAGGTGTTGCTTTGGGGATGGACAGGTTGCTGATGCTACAGTTGGGAAAAACCAGCCTTGAGGGGGTGATTCTTTTTCCTATTTCTGGTATGCTTGGCAACGGTAAAAATTGTAATATTTAACATACGAGGTAATTAGCATGATTAAAGCAGGTCAAATCGAAAAGGGAACAGCCCTTCTCATTAAAGGACAGCCCTTTGTTTGCATCGACCGTGAATTTGTAAACCCCGGTAAAGGATCGGCCTTTGTTCGTCTGAAACTCAAGAGCCCCTCAAGTGGCCAGACCCTCAGCGAAACCATGAAGAGCCAGGACAATGCCGAGGATATCATGGTTGTGGATCGCGATTGCCAATATCTGTTCAATGATGGCGAAAGCTTCCACTTCATGCTGACTGATACATACGACCAGATTGAAGTCCCTATGGTAAACTTCCCCGACTATCAGTTCATCATGAAAGACGGTGAAACCTATCGCTGCACATTCTGGGAAACCCAGCTTCTCGATATCCAGGTCCCACCCAAGGTAATCTTTTTGGTAGCCGAGGCAGAGGAAGCCGTCAAAGGCGACACTGTCCAGGGAGCAACCAAATATGTGGTGACCGAGACAGGCCTCAAGGTTCGAGTTCCCATTTTCATCAAACAGGGTGAAAAGATCAGGGTAAACACCGAAACCAAGGAATACCTGGAACGGGTCAACAGCTAGAAAAAGTGGTTTTCCATCGCAATAAAAGAGCCAGCACGTGCCGGCTCTTTTATTATGTCCCTATATGTGCATACTTTTCAGCAGACAGAGACAGGAAACCGCTAAGGGGGGGACTCCCTGTCTCAATACCTGGGCAACAGGTACGCTCTGGTATCGTATCAGCCAACCAGAAGGCTTATGTCATCCTCAACATTGGAAATACCGGCAATTCCGAAGTTCTCAACCAATACGTTTGCAACGTTAGGAGACAGGAAGGCAGGAAGCGTAGGTCCGAGATGAATGTTCTTCACCCCAAGGGACAATAACGCCAACAGCACGATGACAGCTTTCTGTTCATACCAGGCAATATTGTAAGCGATCGGAAGTTCGTTGATATCGTCCAGGGCAAACACTTCTTTGAGCTTGAGGGCAATGAGAGCCAAAGAGTAGGAATCATTGCACTGACCGGCATCGAGCACACGGGGAATACCACCGATATCGCCAAGATTGAGCTTGATATATTTGTACTTTGCACAACCAGCGGTAAGGATTACGGTATCCTTGGGTAGGGCCTTTGCAAATTCTGTGTAGTAATCCCTCGATTTCGAACGTCCGTCACAGCCGGCCATGACTACAAACTTCTTTATCGCCCCGCTCTTCACGGCATCGACAACCTTGTCTGCCAAAGCGAACACCTGGTTGTGGGCAAAACCGCCGACCAGCTTACCAGTCTCAAGTTCTGTTGGGGCTTCACATTTCTTGGCCATTTCAATGATCTGGGAGAAATCTTTTGTCTCTCCGATATCGCCACCAATATGCTTGACCCCGGGGAACCCTGTAGCACCGGTAGTAAAGATGCGGTCTTTATAGGAAGCATCGGGTGCAACGATACAGTTGGTGGTCATCAAGATCGGGCCATTGAACGAAGCGAATTCCTGCTTTTGCTTCCACCAGGCGTTACCGTAGTTACCGACAAAATTCGGATATTTCTTGAATGCAGGGTAGTAATGGGCGGGAAGCATTTCCGAGTGGGTATATACATCTACCCCGGTCCCTTGGGTCTGTTCCAACAACATCTTTAAGTCACGCAAATCATGTCCTGAGATCAGAATCCCAGGGTTTTTACCAACACCAAGCTTGACCTCGGTAATTTCAGGATTGCCGTAAGCACCTGTATTTGCACTATCAAGCAAAGCCATTCCGGTCACACCCCACTTACCTGTTTCCAACGTGAGGGCTACAAGCTCATCCACGCTCTTTTTTTCAAGCAAAGCGGCAAGGGAACTTTGGATAAAGCTATCGAGGGCCTCATCATCCTTGATAAGGACGTTGGCATGTTTGCTATAGGCAGAGACTCCCTTCAAACCGTAGGTAATCAGTTCCTTGAGACTCCTTATATCCTCATTTTTCTCGGAAAGGACACC
The sequence above is a segment of the Sphaerochaeta pleomorpha str. Grapes genome. Coding sequences within it:
- the efp gene encoding elongation factor P yields the protein MIKAGQIEKGTALLIKGQPFVCIDREFVNPGKGSAFVRLKLKSPSSGQTLSETMKSQDNAEDIMVVDRDCQYLFNDGESFHFMLTDTYDQIEVPMVNFPDYQFIMKDGETYRCTFWETQLLDIQVPPKVIFLVAEAEEAVKGDTVQGATKYVVTETGLKVRVPIFIKQGEKIRVNTETKEYLERVNS
- the hcp gene encoding hydroxylamine reductase, which gives rise to MDSKMFCYQCQETARNSGCTLAGVCGKSAEVSNLMDMLVWVTKGLSQVSTRLRSEGKDVGSEVNHLVTFNLFSTITNANFDDQAIYTRILLTIDMKTRLIAQLADASNLSEAALYVESDRRTIEDKARSIGVLSEKNEDIRSLKELITYGLKGVSAYSKHANVLIKDDEALDSFIQSSLAALLEKKSVDELVALTLETGKWGVTGMALLDSANTGAYGNPEITEVKLGVGKNPGILISGHDLRDLKMLLEQTQGTGVDVYTHSEMLPAHYYPAFKKYPNFVGNYGNAWWKQKQEFASFNGPILMTTNCIVAPDASYKDRIFTTGATGFPGVKHIGGDIGETKDFSQIIEMAKKCEAPTELETGKLVGGFAHNQVFALADKVVDAVKSGAIKKFVVMAGCDGRSKSRDYYTEFAKALPKDTVILTAGCAKYKYIKLNLGDIGGIPRVLDAGQCNDSYSLALIALKLKEVFALDDINELPIAYNIAWYEQKAVIVLLALLSLGVKNIHLGPTLPAFLSPNVANVLVENFGIAGISNVEDDISLLVG
- a CDS encoding amino acid--tRNA ligase-related protein; its protein translation is MDISAKNAALLRSRLYKSMRSFFDERSYTEVDTPSLSPDLIPEPTIENFGTRFDNEFIGSLDMYLIPSPEVFMKKLIAAGFGSIYQFSHCFRNCEQIGKIHNPEFSMLEYYTVGADEQDSIEITAELLAKTALPNCPTHLLPPFNHLTVEEAMWRYAQVDLEKNQSQKNLANEARRLGLHLGTEPESWEDTFNRIFLTFVEPNLPQDKPLVLDRYPAQIECLAKREGNYRKRWEMYAGGIEIANCYDEEREVAVIEAYYRQEYAKLIQQRTIKQSVIPDTDPSFATLFTTFPQCSGVALGMDRLLMLQLGKTSLEGVILFPISGMLGNGKNCNI
- the mnmE gene encoding tRNA uridine-5-carboxymethylaminomethyl(34) synthesis GTPase MnmE; the protein is MESYNTDDIIYALATAWAQSALAVIRVSGEGCRKALGECFSRPKALLQAKNATLVHGFITDGQNGENLDEVVAAVYTHGHGYTLEESVEFTCHGSLPGLQKLLALFKRIGLRPAQGGEFTFRAFLHGRMDLTQAEAVQELVAAQSPRSQAMALSRLEGSLKDRISAVKEDLLVVLAAVEVQLDYAEDELDEFVFPLSRLQEVEIALERLASSYSVGRLYGQGARVVLAGATNAGKSSLFNLLLKQQRSIVSATKGTTRDYIEADCSFEGIPVRLYDTAGLRESSDTIEAEGIKRTEQLIDQADLVVYLVDSTEVQQSYRSDDKTLVVFNKSDLAKAPQGSLSVSAQSGEGIAALASAIAKRLRQGLPTTGEDQVVIESERQKVLLLQASEAVQRAIALVELDIPLDIVAAELGEAMQSLGELTGEVTPADILQKIFSGFCVGK